One region of Gammaproteobacteria bacterium genomic DNA includes:
- a CDS encoding oligosaccharide flippase family protein has protein sequence MKTTRTNKVLLLTTANIGMGIIHVLTVPFLVRYMSVVDYGIYGQGLLITTSVASFFYLGLSSVIYIFYSRNETLGASIFKTSISICFISGMLATLTVFLVSDLVSVHFDNPQLSYLLKIYCACLLFDIPFSVVYATLINYGLIKRAVISNFLPAVLRIVLLFVAIHVFYSLTTIFVLLLAWSVVHFVFAFLLLPKEVLQPSRFDPDLARRMLKIGIPYAISGLFSYLFLTSDEVMVSLMSSVRNYAYYHAGAIFIPFVANVYASIATVLLPELSSLYAESKLRTIVDLKRRAILTTAALVYPGVIFILIFSTPIITAYLTSKYEQSVPVFFVYNLLILLKINEFSDILLVASRTKRISLVVFSCLLLNIILNYFLIKEIGIVGSAIATVISGTVQIAVLLYLSCKTLECRILEYFDVKRITLIALASAIAPASLYSILPISGNIFVLFLQGVVCLCISYYILIKTRLLDIEVIRPITRQIPYLNGLTNRLFPSAK, from the coding sequence ATGAAAACAACAAGAACCAATAAGGTGTTGTTGCTTACCACTGCCAATATCGGCATGGGTATAATTCATGTACTAACTGTTCCTTTCCTTGTCCGCTATATGAGCGTCGTCGATTACGGTATCTATGGACAAGGACTACTAATTACCACCTCAGTTGCCAGCTTTTTCTATCTTGGGCTTTCCTCGGTGATATATATCTTCTATTCCCGCAACGAGACTTTGGGTGCTTCGATTTTCAAAACCAGTATCAGCATATGCTTTATATCAGGAATGCTGGCGACGCTTACCGTGTTCCTAGTATCTGATCTCGTCTCAGTGCATTTTGACAACCCTCAACTCTCCTATTTATTGAAGATATACTGCGCCTGTCTACTGTTTGATATTCCGTTCTCAGTAGTCTACGCCACTCTAATCAATTATGGATTAATCAAAAGAGCGGTTATATCCAACTTCCTACCAGCAGTGCTTCGAATCGTACTGCTTTTTGTAGCCATACATGTTTTCTATTCACTCACTACAATATTCGTATTGCTACTTGCCTGGTCAGTCGTACATTTTGTATTCGCGTTTCTACTACTGCCAAAGGAAGTATTGCAGCCTTCACGATTTGATCCTGACTTAGCCAGAAGAATGCTCAAAATCGGTATTCCTTATGCAATCTCCGGCTTATTCAGCTATCTTTTTCTCACTTCAGATGAGGTAATGGTAAGTCTGATGTCTTCGGTCAGGAATTATGCCTACTATCATGCCGGTGCAATATTCATCCCCTTTGTTGCCAATGTGTATGCATCTATAGCAACAGTACTTTTACCGGAGTTATCGAGCCTCTATGCAGAAAGCAAACTTCGGACCATTGTAGACTTGAAGCGCCGTGCCATCCTAACCACAGCGGCGCTGGTCTATCCCGGCGTAATATTTATTCTAATCTTCTCAACGCCGATCATTACTGCATATTTAACATCAAAGTACGAGCAGTCTGTTCCGGTATTTTTCGTATACAATTTGCTGATACTTCTCAAAATAAACGAATTTTCCGACATTTTACTGGTCGCTTCCCGTACTAAGCGAATTAGCCTGGTCGTGTTTTCCTGCCTCCTGCTAAACATCATCCTTAACTACTTTCTCATCAAGGAGATCGGCATCGTAGGTTCAGCAATTGCAACCGTAATTTCCGGAACCGTGCAAATTGCCGTTTTGCTTTATCTATCGTGCAAAACGTTGGAATGTCGTATTTTGGAATACTTTGATGTGAAGAGAATTACGCTAATCGCACTAGCGTCTGCGATAGCACCGGCTTCGCTCTATTCGATACTGCCGATTTCGGGTAACATCTTTGTGTTGTTCTTACAGGGAGTAGTTTGTTTGTGTATTTCTTATTACATACTAATCAAGACGCGGCTGCTCGACATAGAGGTAATACGCCCGATTACGAGGCAGATACCTTATCTCAACGGACTAACTAATAGACTTTTTCCTTCTGCCAAATAA
- a CDS encoding SDR family NAD(P)-dependent oxidoreductase, translating to MKQRVLITGGTGFLGRHLAHALKNDYEVFLGARNNKQNSVAARITGCEVMPLDICNMESVRDAVIESRPDIIIHAAATKFVDLSEKFPMECIDVNVTGSQNVIRVAVDKGVKSVIAVSTDKAAPPVRNTYGMSKALMERAFCSMHGKTATKMMCVRYGNVAWSTGSVLPIWKSMWEKEKLIGSTGPEMTRFFFTVNDAVNLVKTAMENIDRFGGMVLSREMKAAKVEDILNVWMEEYGGRWEKIQGRPGERNNEYLVGELELAYTRKIKLNNIMHYVISFNDKSDTALEDVVTSDNAPRMNRDDILHILNAVPEEIV from the coding sequence ATGAAACAGCGGGTTTTGATAACGGGAGGCACAGGCTTTCTGGGAAGGCATCTTGCGCATGCGCTCAAGAATGATTATGAGGTGTTTTTAGGCGCGAGAAACAATAAACAAAACTCTGTTGCGGCTCGTATAACGGGTTGTGAAGTCATGCCACTCGATATATGCAATATGGAATCTGTGCGTGATGCTGTTATAGAGTCCAGGCCTGATATTATCATACACGCTGCAGCGACAAAATTTGTGGATCTCTCCGAAAAGTTTCCCATGGAGTGTATCGATGTTAACGTAACCGGATCGCAAAATGTGATTCGGGTAGCGGTTGATAAAGGTGTAAAGTCAGTCATTGCTGTTTCGACGGACAAGGCAGCACCTCCAGTAAGGAATACATATGGAATGAGTAAGGCGCTGATGGAAAGGGCTTTCTGTTCTATGCATGGTAAAACTGCAACTAAGATGATGTGCGTACGTTATGGAAACGTCGCCTGGTCAACAGGATCTGTGTTACCGATTTGGAAAAGCATGTGGGAAAAGGAAAAGCTTATTGGTTCCACTGGCCCGGAAATGACTCGATTTTTTTTCACCGTAAATGACGCCGTGAATCTAGTGAAAACTGCTATGGAAAACATTGATAGATTTGGAGGGATGGTATTATCAAGAGAGATGAAAGCTGCCAAAGTTGAAGATATTCTCAATGTCTGGATGGAGGAATACGGTGGCAGATGGGAAAAAATTCAAGGCAGACCGGGTGAAAGAAATAATGAATATCTAGTAGGTGAGCTTGAATTGGCATATACCCGAAAAATTAAGTTAAATAATATTATGCATTATGTCATTTCATTTAATGATAAATCCGATACTGCCCTCGAAGATGTTGTGACATCAGATAATGCACCACGTATGAACAGGGACGATATCCTACACATTTTGAACGCCGTTCCAGAAGAGATTGTGTAA
- a CDS encoding sugar phosphate nucleotidyltransferase — MKIQHAVILAAGRGKRMFPLTEVVPKPMAPIDGTTLIAKGIENILKYIPHVHITVGYKKSMLAKHVIELGVSSVINTEGKSNSWWIFNTLLSNIDEPIFVLTSDNIIELDFSLLERSYYALGEPACMLVPVKPISGLEGDYISHANNIVTGLDRSTPTPIYCSGVQIVHPRKVGEFVKNEGDFNDVWRALISKKQLYVSDVYPKEWISIDTVEQLESVQGKRTSG, encoded by the coding sequence ATGAAAATCCAACATGCGGTCATATTGGCTGCGGGTAGAGGGAAACGTATGTTCCCACTAACTGAAGTTGTCCCAAAACCCATGGCTCCGATCGATGGTACGACGCTGATCGCAAAAGGTATAGAAAATATTTTGAAGTATATTCCGCATGTACATATCACTGTTGGATACAAAAAGTCTATGCTTGCCAAGCATGTCATCGAACTTGGCGTTTCTTCCGTGATCAATACAGAGGGAAAATCAAACTCCTGGTGGATTTTCAACACATTGCTTTCGAATATTGATGAACCGATATTTGTTTTGACATCAGACAATATCATTGAACTCGATTTCTCATTGCTGGAGCGAAGCTACTATGCGCTCGGTGAGCCAGCTTGTATGCTGGTACCCGTCAAGCCCATTTCTGGTTTGGAGGGAGACTACATTTCCCACGCAAACAATATAGTCACGGGTCTCGATAGGTCAACTCCAACTCCAATCTATTGTTCCGGCGTACAAATTGTACATCCAAGAAAGGTTGGTGAGTTCGTAAAGAATGAGGGTGATTTTAATGATGTTTGGCGAGCACTGATTAGCAAAAAACAGCTTTATGTCTCAGACGTATATCCGAAGGAGTGGATATCAATTGATACTGTTGAGCAACTGGAAAGTGTACAGGGAAAACGTACTTCTGGTTGA
- the asnB gene encoding asparagine synthase (glutamine-hydrolyzing): MCGIAGFLDRRLSYKHPESVLETMASRMNYRGPDDRGVWFEKASGVGFSHTRLSIQDVSAQGHQPMHSTSQRYTITYNGEIYNAPELRDDLLKSGMQFRGRSDTEVILALVEVYGLRRTLELVNGMFAFALWDSHNKTLSLARDRVGIKPLYYGWVNDVFLFASVLSAIESIPSFGAEIDHGALGLFFRFNYVPDPYSIYENIHKLLPGRVLTLRQSDTQSTMSVPECYWNLPKRDEQTCENVSAEIAVTQLDELLGDAVAKQMLSDVPVGAFLSGGIDSSVVVAQMQKHSHHSVKTFSIGFEDSRFNEAEQAAIIANVLGTDHTEAYVSVQDAIDVIPSLTGIYDEPFADTSQIGMYLVSKLASDSVSVCLSGDGGDELFGGYNRHIVGDDLWRLKNRIPSTFRQVIARGLSSISPQTYNSLGDIFDGVLPMRARFNSPGDKLHKLSRVLSTSTPWEMYQSLVSQWHNPVQLVSGMGNPEVMADQHSIFADSGTIGEAMMRMDLLTYLPGDVLTKVDRASMAFSLEARVPLLDHRIIEYANNIRMDLKVSRGQGKWLLRKVLQKYVPLNLFERPKMGFGVPVEQWLRSELRDWAESLLDPVKLQQQGFIDPVPVQKVWKTHLSGKANHYLDIWSILMFQSWLEERQNSNTATFQ, from the coding sequence ATGTGTGGTATAGCTGGATTTTTAGATAGACGACTATCATACAAACATCCAGAAAGTGTGCTGGAAACGATGGCGTCCCGCATGAATTACCGTGGGCCTGACGATCGTGGAGTCTGGTTCGAAAAAGCATCCGGAGTAGGTTTTTCTCATACTCGACTTTCTATTCAGGATGTAAGCGCACAGGGCCATCAACCTATGCATTCCACCTCGCAGCGATACACGATCACCTATAATGGAGAGATTTACAACGCACCGGAACTCCGTGACGATTTGTTGAAATCCGGTATGCAATTTCGAGGGCGCTCGGATACGGAGGTTATACTTGCTCTTGTTGAGGTCTACGGATTAAGGCGCACGCTGGAACTTGTCAATGGAATGTTCGCCTTCGCCCTCTGGGATAGCCACAACAAAACACTATCGTTAGCACGAGACAGAGTTGGGATTAAGCCTCTCTATTATGGGTGGGTAAATGATGTTTTTCTTTTCGCTTCTGTTTTAAGTGCGATTGAGTCGATACCGTCATTTGGAGCTGAAATCGATCATGGCGCTCTAGGGCTGTTTTTCAGATTCAACTATGTTCCCGATCCATACTCGATTTATGAAAACATTCACAAGTTATTACCGGGTAGGGTGCTCACTCTGCGTCAAAGCGATACGCAGTCGACAATGAGTGTGCCGGAATGCTACTGGAATTTGCCAAAACGGGATGAACAAACATGCGAAAACGTGAGTGCTGAGATAGCTGTAACCCAGCTAGATGAGCTACTAGGCGACGCCGTCGCCAAGCAGATGCTTTCTGATGTACCTGTAGGTGCTTTTCTGTCAGGAGGTATAGATTCCTCTGTAGTGGTTGCACAGATGCAGAAACATAGCCACCACTCTGTGAAAACGTTTTCCATCGGGTTTGAAGATAGTCGGTTTAACGAAGCTGAACAGGCCGCGATAATCGCGAATGTACTTGGTACGGATCACACTGAGGCTTATGTGAGTGTGCAGGATGCGATTGATGTGATTCCATCTCTAACTGGCATATACGACGAACCTTTCGCGGATACGTCTCAGATTGGGATGTATTTGGTGTCAAAACTGGCGAGTGACAGTGTTTCTGTGTGTCTATCGGGTGATGGGGGGGATGAACTATTCGGTGGATATAACCGGCATATCGTTGGAGACGATTTGTGGCGACTAAAAAATAGAATACCTAGCACATTTAGGCAGGTTATCGCGCGAGGTTTAAGCAGTATATCCCCCCAGACCTATAATAGTCTGGGAGATATTTTTGACGGCGTGCTTCCGATGAGAGCCAGATTTAATTCGCCCGGAGATAAGTTACACAAACTTTCTCGAGTGTTGTCAACCAGTACTCCATGGGAGATGTATCAATCTCTCGTTTCTCAGTGGCACAATCCCGTGCAGCTAGTCTCAGGAATGGGAAATCCCGAAGTAATGGCCGACCAGCATTCGATATTCGCAGATAGCGGTACGATAGGCGAGGCTATGATGAGAATGGATTTGCTGACTTATTTGCCGGGGGATGTGTTGACGAAGGTTGACCGCGCAAGCATGGCTTTCAGTTTGGAGGCTAGAGTGCCATTGCTCGATCACCGTATAATTGAATATGCAAATAACATTCGTATGGATTTGAAAGTGTCTCGCGGTCAGGGTAAATGGTTGTTGAGAAAAGTTTTGCAAAAGTATGTGCCGCTAAACCTCTTCGAAAGGCCCAAAATGGGTTTTGGCGTACCTGTAGAACAATGGTTGCGTTCCGAGTTGAGAGATTGGGCTGAGTCATTACTCGATCCTGTCAAATTGCAACAACAGGGTTTTATAGACCCTGTACCGGTTCAGAAAGTGTGGAAGACACATCTTTCAGGTAAGGCGAATCACTATCTGGACATATGGAGCATATTAATGTTTCAAAGCTGGCTGGAAGAACGCCAGAATTCTAATACGGCTACGTTTCAATAA
- a CDS encoding glycosyltransferase produces the protein MKTIFYISYDGLLEPLGSSQVKQYLLLLAKQYRIVLLSYERQSDLEDTENVRNAEESLRLASIEWIRLRYHKRLSLVSTTWDISQGVYVGFRTHLRHGIDLVHARSYVAATIALLLKKLLRIPYLFDMRGLWVDERVDGGIWKPHSRKFRVAKNIERHLVNRASALVSLTHKVKLWLIKSGMARESLIHEVIPTCVNLDAFHPVVDKKKKSNNKKKITIGYFGNVSTWYQFDKTILFFRHLLLRYPDSVLKIVNRGDHKKVECMLFENGIRNSQYTLDEKRYEEMPEEISSVDISVFFIKPAFSKIASMPTKLGEILACGIPCITNDGIGDVAEVLTDSNVGLILNVDNIREMDLVIEKLETFLSDSDLHDRCRRVAEEKFSVSDGAKKYHDIYKRLLSIEGKN, from the coding sequence ATGAAAACGATATTCTATATCAGCTATGATGGCCTCCTCGAACCTCTTGGTAGCTCGCAGGTCAAGCAATATTTGTTGTTACTTGCAAAGCAGTACAGGATTGTACTGCTTAGTTACGAACGCCAGAGTGACTTAGAGGACACGGAGAATGTTCGTAACGCGGAAGAGTCACTGCGACTGGCCAGTATTGAATGGATACGCTTACGCTATCACAAACGCCTCTCATTGGTGTCTACTACCTGGGACATCTCGCAGGGAGTCTACGTTGGGTTCAGAACACATCTGCGGCATGGCATAGATCTGGTACATGCCAGAAGTTACGTAGCAGCGACCATTGCACTTTTGTTGAAAAAGCTTCTGCGAATTCCCTATTTGTTCGATATGCGCGGGTTATGGGTGGACGAACGTGTCGACGGCGGAATTTGGAAGCCGCATAGTCGGAAATTTAGAGTAGCGAAAAATATAGAAAGACATTTAGTGAATCGTGCATCTGCACTGGTTTCTCTCACGCATAAAGTGAAACTATGGCTAATCAAAAGCGGTATGGCAAGAGAATCGCTCATACATGAGGTCATACCAACCTGCGTTAATTTGGATGCTTTTCATCCAGTTGTCGACAAGAAGAAAAAAAGTAATAACAAGAAAAAAATTACCATTGGATATTTTGGAAATGTTAGCACCTGGTATCAATTTGACAAAACGATTCTGTTTTTTCGTCATCTACTTTTACGATATCCTGACTCTGTATTAAAAATTGTCAATCGTGGAGATCATAAGAAAGTAGAATGTATGCTGTTTGAAAACGGTATACGGAATTCTCAATACACCTTGGATGAAAAACGCTATGAGGAAATGCCTGAGGAAATTTCCTCAGTGGATATTTCGGTGTTTTTCATAAAACCAGCGTTCTCAAAGATTGCATCCATGCCAACCAAACTTGGGGAGATTCTCGCTTGCGGCATACCTTGCATAACGAATGACGGAATTGGGGATGTTGCTGAGGTCTTAACGGACTCAAATGTTGGCTTGATACTCAATGTAGATAACATTAGGGAAATGGACCTGGTTATCGAAAAGCTAGAGACATTTTTAAGCGATAGTGATTTACATGACAGGTGTAGACGAGTCGCAGAGGAGAAATTTTCCGTGTCTGACGGTGCCAAAAAGTATCACGATATCTATAAACGATTATTGAGTATCGAAGGAAAAAATTAG
- a CDS encoding glycosyltransferase family 4 protein, producing the protein MRATDKKQTIIMFANTDWYLYNFRRSLIREYQRHGFEVVLLSPGEYYAAKLLDEGFNWIKIPLITKSMNPYREFRVLMQLFSIFRRHKPVLLHNFTIKPALYGSLIARLMGGVQIVNGITGLGHVFTAPGVKAWVIRGFVKLLYRMILSSPAVQVIFQNEDDREVFVGEKLVTSRQANIVRGSGVNCELFKPRKERRGQKRVKVLFASRLLKEKGICELLEAKELLKNSSVNCEILIAGDIYTENPSSLSRSEAEQLDDGLWVRYLGHVEDMPSLILQSDIVVLPSYREGTPKILLEAAACGKPIIASDIAGCRGIVQDGINGILVPVKDVRRLAQALELLISQPELRSDFGKNSRQIALQYFDERIINHQTLDVVRALSLSCPMS; encoded by the coding sequence ATGCGCGCTACGGACAAGAAACAGACAATAATTATGTTTGCAAATACCGACTGGTACTTGTACAACTTTCGCCGCTCTTTAATCAGAGAATATCAGAGACACGGTTTTGAGGTCGTGCTGCTGTCGCCAGGCGAATATTACGCCGCCAAGCTACTTGACGAAGGATTTAACTGGATAAAGATCCCCTTAATCACGAAAAGCATGAACCCGTATCGCGAGTTTCGCGTATTGATGCAACTATTCTCAATATTTCGCCGGCACAAGCCTGTTCTGCTTCACAACTTTACGATCAAACCAGCACTATATGGTTCGCTCATCGCACGTTTAATGGGTGGAGTTCAGATAGTCAATGGCATAACTGGCCTCGGTCATGTTTTCACTGCGCCAGGAGTAAAGGCGTGGGTAATACGAGGCTTTGTGAAATTACTCTATCGCATGATCCTATCTTCACCCGCAGTGCAGGTCATCTTTCAAAATGAAGACGACAGAGAGGTATTTGTCGGTGAGAAATTGGTGACCTCTCGTCAGGCGAATATTGTGCGCGGTTCGGGGGTGAATTGTGAATTGTTCAAGCCGAGAAAAGAGCGTCGGGGGCAGAAGCGAGTTAAGGTATTATTTGCCTCTCGGCTGTTAAAAGAAAAAGGCATATGTGAATTGCTTGAAGCGAAAGAATTACTGAAAAACAGCTCGGTAAACTGTGAAATATTGATCGCTGGAGATATTTATACAGAAAATCCATCCTCACTTAGTCGCAGCGAAGCAGAGCAACTCGACGACGGATTGTGGGTACGATACCTAGGGCATGTAGAAGACATGCCCTCGCTAATACTACAATCCGATATCGTTGTTCTACCTTCGTACCGTGAAGGGACACCGAAAATATTGCTGGAGGCTGCCGCTTGCGGGAAGCCTATTATTGCGTCAGACATTGCGGGCTGCCGCGGTATAGTCCAAGATGGGATTAATGGCATTCTCGTTCCTGTAAAAGATGTACGACGACTTGCACAGGCACTGGAGCTACTCATTAGTCAACCAGAACTAAGAAGTGACTTCGGTAAAAATAGCCGCCAAATTGCCTTGCAATATTTCGACGAAAGAATCATAAATCACCAAACGCTCGATGTTGTCCGTGCGCTGAGTTTGTCCTGTCCCATGTCTTGA
- a CDS encoding polysaccharide export protein: protein MYLPTSERQIWLLIALLVLSVLYTGVAFAKEYKLGFGEVLSVTVYDEPDLSLDVVRIQKSGEITLPLVGSVKAVGRTVTEIEQDVTAMYRDGYLKEPKITVAIRSYRNFFTNGQLRSPGAYTFVEGLTVRKAISISGGMTDRASHEKILLKKENGISEIKVIDLDQEMGPGDILTVGESLF from the coding sequence ATGTATTTACCTACCAGCGAGCGACAAATATGGTTGTTGATAGCACTGCTTGTGCTTTCAGTACTATATACAGGCGTTGCGTTTGCGAAAGAGTATAAGCTCGGTTTTGGAGAGGTTTTGTCGGTAACTGTTTATGACGAACCGGACTTAAGTCTGGACGTTGTACGAATTCAAAAGAGCGGGGAAATAACTCTACCCCTGGTGGGTTCTGTAAAAGCGGTTGGTAGGACTGTGACCGAAATTGAGCAGGATGTAACCGCCATGTATCGCGATGGGTATCTAAAAGAACCGAAAATTACGGTAGCAATTAGGAGCTATCGAAATTTTTTTACAAACGGGCAGTTGAGAAGTCCAGGGGCATATACCTTTGTAGAGGGACTAACCGTAAGAAAAGCGATTTCAATTTCTGGCGGCATGACGGATCGTGCTTCCCACGAGAAAATATTATTAAAAAAGGAAAATGGCATATCAGAGATTAAGGTAATCGATCTGGACCAGGAAATGGGGCCAGGAGATATTTTAACAGTGGGCGAAAGCCTCTTTTAA
- a CDS encoding polysaccharide biosynthesis tyrosine autokinase has product MSRNRNSSHNSRLTTHGKAEGMGNYFAVLRRNLLTIISFSILSTVIGYFWAANIPPAYRTSVTLVVDSNKSAQYSIHTPVGLTRSLNYEQAQIELIRSRAVAEAVISNLGLKKHADFLPQKKGMLDIVISKVTGANQEAKISREERDEGLEEIPIYIKAFAQRLDVAYESAKSIIRISYESTDKVIAAKVANEIVAVYLEVLKKVKNESDVNTAGWLSARLEEVRKTLVQSEARLKAFQVEKSIVDSNDENSVRSSKLGGITSQIVKARAMRADAEAVYNEAKKIVSASGVKAISSIVDDDQLLEAKLRESDANREVSLLSKRYGEKHPKMKAARSRYQQLSAQAKAEAQRVFRRVKRSLDLALEQEKETDALYKQLQQELASTKDKQFELAKMEMDVSTNRELYDLLLMRLKEADINRADNVADVRVLDPAAVPSAPYKPNRTKIMLFSFLIGFGLSLGMAVIREANDPTFKTAEDLLSIPGVPVLGIMPQLSRREIRKYSAEKIAVGKSRSSAAEAINNIRTNVIFSSSDRAPKITLVTSAVASEGKTTVSSNLAISMSMLGPTLLIEADTRRPRVGEFMKGKVLGGIFEYVAGKHKLKDCVVKDDAAENLYVMPVKTMPANPLEMFSSKRFDEVLKKLSKKFEYIVIDSPPVLPVSDSIVISSKCDGVVLVVGAESTHKKAVYGALDRLNRAGARVLGTVLSMANIRTIHSYGDHYYYGYEKYQSDGKMPKLA; this is encoded by the coding sequence ATGTCTCGCAACAGGAACTCATCCCACAACAGCAGATTAACCACGCATGGTAAGGCTGAGGGTATGGGAAATTATTTTGCCGTTTTGCGTCGTAATCTTCTTACCATTATAAGCTTTTCAATCTTGTCTACTGTTATAGGTTATTTTTGGGCAGCCAATATACCACCGGCCTATCGTACTTCAGTAACACTTGTGGTCGATTCTAATAAATCCGCGCAATATTCCATACACACACCGGTCGGTCTGACCAGAAGTCTGAACTACGAACAGGCGCAAATTGAATTAATACGAAGCCGAGCGGTTGCAGAAGCCGTTATCTCTAACCTTGGGCTGAAGAAGCATGCTGATTTTCTTCCTCAGAAAAAGGGGATGCTTGATATTGTAATTAGCAAAGTGACGGGTGCAAACCAAGAAGCAAAAATCAGTCGTGAAGAAAGAGATGAGGGGCTGGAAGAAATACCCATCTATATAAAAGCTTTTGCACAGAGACTTGATGTGGCGTACGAGAGCGCCAAATCTATCATCAGAATATCGTACGAATCCACAGACAAGGTGATCGCAGCCAAAGTAGCCAACGAAATAGTGGCAGTATACTTGGAAGTATTGAAGAAGGTAAAAAATGAATCGGATGTGAATACGGCGGGTTGGTTGAGTGCCAGGTTAGAGGAAGTGCGGAAAACACTGGTGCAGTCTGAGGCAAGGTTAAAGGCCTTTCAAGTGGAAAAAAGCATCGTGGATAGTAATGATGAAAATAGCGTCAGAAGCAGCAAACTAGGCGGGATTACATCGCAGATTGTTAAGGCCAGGGCGATGCGCGCGGACGCGGAAGCCGTCTACAACGAGGCAAAGAAAATCGTCTCCGCCTCTGGAGTCAAGGCGATTTCTTCAATCGTAGACGACGACCAACTGCTCGAAGCAAAGTTGCGTGAAAGTGACGCAAATCGAGAAGTAAGCCTGTTATCCAAACGATATGGGGAGAAACATCCGAAAATGAAGGCTGCCCGGTCTCGATACCAGCAACTCTCTGCTCAGGCAAAAGCAGAGGCTCAGCGAGTTTTTCGCCGTGTGAAAAGATCATTGGATTTGGCGTTGGAGCAGGAAAAAGAAACAGATGCACTATACAAGCAGCTACAACAGGAATTAGCTTCGACAAAAGACAAACAATTTGAACTCGCCAAAATGGAAATGGATGTTTCCACCAATAGAGAACTTTATGATTTATTATTGATGCGTTTGAAAGAGGCCGATATCAATCGCGCGGACAATGTTGCCGATGTTAGAGTGCTAGACCCAGCAGCGGTTCCCAGTGCGCCCTATAAGCCCAATCGAACTAAGATTATGCTCTTCTCGTTTCTGATCGGATTCGGCTTAAGTCTAGGCATGGCTGTCATTCGAGAAGCCAATGATCCAACCTTCAAGACCGCCGAGGACTTACTTTCAATCCCCGGCGTACCGGTACTGGGTATTATGCCTCAGTTGTCACGTCGAGAAATTCGAAAATATTCGGCTGAGAAGATTGCGGTCGGGAAATCACGATCCTCTGCTGCTGAAGCGATAAATAATATTCGAACGAATGTGATATTCAGTTCGAGTGACAGGGCGCCAAAAATTACCCTGGTCACATCGGCTGTTGCATCAGAGGGAAAAACTACCGTCAGCAGCAATCTTGCCATTTCAATGTCCATGCTTGGCCCGACACTTTTGATAGAGGCCGATACGCGTCGACCTCGCGTAGGAGAGTTTATGAAAGGGAAAGTCTTGGGTGGAATTTTTGAGTATGTTGCAGGTAAGCATAAATTGAAAGATTGTGTAGTAAAGGACGACGCGGCGGAGAACCTCTATGTTATGCCAGTAAAGACAATGCCTGCTAATCCACTCGAAATGTTCTCAAGTAAGCGTTTTGACGAAGTTTTGAAAAAACTCAGTAAAAAGTTTGAATACATTGTAATCGATTCACCACCAGTATTACCTGTTAGCGATTCAATAGTGATATCTTCCAAATGCGACGGTGTCGTGCTGGTCGTGGGTGCAGAAAGTACTCATAAAAAAGCAGTGTATGGCGCCTTAGACCGACTAAATCGTGCAGGAGCCAGGGTCTTGGGCACAGTTCTGTCTATGGCTAATATTCGCACCATTCATTCCTATGGTGACCATTACTATTACGGTTACGAGAAATACCAGAGTGATGGCAAGATGCCCAAATTAGCCTGA